A genomic stretch from Coffea arabica cultivar ET-39 chromosome 10c, Coffea Arabica ET-39 HiFi, whole genome shotgun sequence includes:
- the LOC113714125 gene encoding uncharacterized protein, whose translation MYFDGSAHRDGAGAGVVFYTPEADILLFSFTLTRRCSNSVVEYHVLILGLETAVDMKQLHLRVYGDSKLVEDWRHLIIDYLNHGKLPEDPKKRVDIRRRAPRFIYYKGTLYRKLFDGVFLRCFGEDESMQAMEEAHSGICGAHQSGPKLHFRIKRMGYYWPTTVKDCIDFARRYQACQFHENFIHQPPKPLHPTVASWPFDAWGLDIVGSLPKSFGGHIFILAATNYFSKWAEAVFLREVKKENVVDFIRLHIIYRYGVPRYIITDNATPYALVYGVEAVLPLECQIPSLRIAIQEGFSEENNVRLRLEELEALDEKRLETQQRIECYQARLSKAFNKHVRPRSFQIGELVLAVRRPIILTHGGQRKFTPKWDGPYVVREVYTNGSYKLVAEDGLRVGPINGKYLKRYYA comes from the exons ATGTATTTCGATGGATCTGCTCACCGTGATGGAGCTGGTGCGGGAGTTGTCTTTTATACTCCTGAAGCAGATATATTGCTGTTCTCTTTTACTTTAACACGCCGGTGCTCAAACAGTGTGGTCGAATATCATGTGTTAATTCTTGGTCTTGAAACGGCTGTAGACATGAAGCAGTTGCATCTTAGAGTCTATGGTGATTCAAAATTGGTG GAGGATTGGCGTCACCTCATCATTGATTATCTTAATCATGGGAAGTTACCAGAAGATCCTAAGAAAAGGGTTGATATACGTCGTCGAGCGCCACGTTTCATTTACTACAAAGGGACGCTTTACCGAAAATTATTCGATGGGGTGTTTCTACGGTGTTTTGGAGAAGATGAGTCCATGCAAGCAATGGAGGAAGCTCACTCTGGGATATGTGGGGCTCACCAGTCTGGCCCGAAATTGCACTTTCGCATTAAAAGAATGGGATACTATTGGCCAACAACGGTGAAGGACTGCATTGACTTTGCTAGGAGATATCAAGCATGTCAATTCCATGAAAATTTCATCCATCAACCTCCTAAGCCATTGCACCCAACTGTGGCTTCTTGGCCGTTCGATGCTTGGGGTTTGGATATAGTTGGATCACTTCCAAAGTCTTTTGGCGGTCACATTTTCATTTTGGCGGCGACAAATTACTTTTCAAAGTGGGCTGAAGCGGTCTTTTTAAGAGAGGTCAAAAAGGAGAATGTAGTAGATTTCATTCGCTTGCACATCATTTATCGATATGGAGTTCCGCGTTATATTATCACCGATAATG CGACCCCATACGCGCTTGTTTATGGCGTTGAAGCTGTTCTTCCACTTGAATGTCAAATACCATCGCTAAGAATTGCGATTCAAGAAGGGTTCAGTGAAGAAAATAATGTCCGTCTTCGTCTTGAAGAGTTAGAAGCACTCGACGAGAAGAGATTGGAAACCCAACAACGGATTGAGTGCTATCAAGCCCGCCTTTCAAAAGCATTCAATAAGCATGTCCGGCCACGCTCCTTCCAAATTGGGGAGTTAGTACTCGCTGTTCGGAGACCAATCATTCTCACTCATGGAGGACAAAGAAAGTTTACTCCTAAGTGGGATGGTCCATATGTCGTTCGAGAAGTATATACGAATGGCTCATACAAGTTGGTTGCTGAAGATGGATTAAGGGTTGGCCCCATCAATGGCAAGTACCTAAAAAGGTACTATGCGTAA